The genomic window GAGGGTCACGCCGTGCTTGCTCGCCAAGCCGCTGCGAGGGCGGACCTGGGCTTCGTGCATCGGCGGCAGGGCCATAGCGAAGCCGCACGGGACCAGTGCGATCTGGCCAGATTCGATAGTGCGTGTGTCGGCAGCGTGCAGGTCGAGGCCGGCGGCGCCGTCGGTCATGGCTCGGGGCATCGGCAAGCCCTCGCCGTTGGGCAGACGCTTGATCAGCAGTCGGACCACACTCACTTGGCGGCCTTGGACTTGCGGACGGTCTTCTTCGTGCCGCTCAGGGCGATCTCGAGGACGTCGTCGACGTGTTCGACCGGGTGGAACCGGAGTGCCTTCTTCACCTCGTCCGGAACGTCGACCAGGTCTTTTTCGTTCCGCTTGGGAATGATCACGTCCTTGATGCCGGCCCGCTTGGCGGCGAGGGCCTTTTCCTTGAGCCCACCGATTGGCAGGACCAGGCCGCGAAGGGTGATTTCGCCAGTCA from Planctomycetota bacterium includes these protein-coding regions:
- the dut gene encoding dUTP diphosphatase, with protein sequence MVRLLIKRLPNGEGLPMPRAMTDGAAGLDLHAADTRTIESGQIALVPCGFAMALPPMHEAQVRPRSGLASKHGVTLVNSPGTIDADYRGEVKVPLINHGRESFEIDRGMRIAQMVVMPLPRVEVNEVDELDATDRGTGGFGSTG
- a CDS encoding S16 family serine protease yields the protein LAESDIHIHVPAGAIPKDGPSAGVAMFTALSSLLTKTPVRKEVAMTGEITLRGLVLPIGGLKEKALAAKRAGIKDVIIPKRNEKDLVDVPDEVKKALRFHPVEHVDDVLEIALSGTKKTVRKSKAAK